In one Prosthecochloris aestuarii DSM 271 genomic region, the following are encoded:
- the tolR gene encoding protein TolR, with protein MNSGNGSGGKGAGRARLMSDINVTPFVDVMLVLLIIFMVTAPMMTHGVKVQLPETTHEKMDVDTKALIINVDAQRKVFINQYQLNADDIAERLPSILDVKTSREVYLKADTSLPYGFVMYVMSQIRDAGIENIGMVTDPGSAVKELPDGTGYDQE; from the coding sequence GCCGGACGCGCCCGGCTCATGAGCGACATCAATGTTACGCCCTTTGTTGATGTGATGCTTGTGCTGTTAATAATATTTATGGTGACCGCTCCTATGATGACGCATGGGGTCAAGGTTCAGCTTCCTGAAACGACGCATGAAAAAATGGATGTCGACACCAAAGCCCTTATTATCAATGTAGACGCGCAAAGAAAGGTCTTTATCAATCAGTATCAGCTCAATGCTGACGATATTGCTGAACGTCTTCCCTCGATCCTTGATGTGAAGACCAGCAGGGAAGTGTATCTCAAGGCCGATACATCGTTGCCATATGGTTTCGTCATGTATGTCATGTCGCAGATACGTGATGCTGGAATAGAGAATATAGGCATGGTTACCGATCCGGGAAGCGCGGTAAAAGAATTGCCTGATGGTACCGGTTATGATCAAGAGTGA